The following proteins come from a genomic window of Pseudomonas sp. J452:
- a CDS encoding cold-shock protein: MGNRETGTVKWFNTSKGFGFISRDMGEDIFVHFRAIRGEGHRILVEGQRVEFSVMQRDKGLQAEDVIAALPSRR, translated from the coding sequence CTGGGTAACCGCGAAACCGGCACCGTAAAGTGGTTCAACACCTCCAAAGGCTTCGGCTTCATTTCCCGCGACATGGGCGAAGATATCTTCGTGCACTTCCGCGCCATCCGTGGCGAAGGTCACCGCATCCTGGTCGAAGGCCAGCGCGTGGAGTTCTCGGTCATGCAGCGTGACAAGGGACTGCAAGCAGAAGACGTTATTGCCGCGCTGCCCAGCCGCCGCTGA
- a CDS encoding SlyX family protein produces the protein MNLEQRIVELESRQAFQDDTIAALNDVLVEQQRIVERLQLQLAALARRQEEMQGQFGLDEGEAPPPHY, from the coding sequence ATGAATCTGGAACAGCGCATTGTCGAGTTGGAAAGCCGCCAGGCTTTTCAGGATGACACCATTGCCGCACTCAATGATGTTCTGGTTGAGCAGCAACGAATTGTCGAGCGCCTGCAATTGCAGTTGGCGGCTCTGGCCCGGCGCCAGGAGGAAATGCAGGGCCAGTTCGGCCTCGATGAAGGCGAGGCGCCGCCACCGCATTACTGA